In the Hordeum vulgare subsp. vulgare chromosome 7H, MorexV3_pseudomolecules_assembly, whole genome shotgun sequence genome, one interval contains:
- the LOC123412035 gene encoding cortical cell-delineating protein-like, with amino-acid sequence MAPSKLAFFLALNLVLLAAVQGCGPYCPPVVPTPPIGGGSCSINTLKLGVCANVLNLLKLKIGVPANEQCCPLLGGLADLDAAVCLCTAIRANILGIKLNVPIDLTLLLNQCGKKCPANFTCPM; translated from the coding sequence ATGGCGCCTTCCAAGCTCGCCTTCTTCCTCGCTCTGAACCTGGTCCTCCTTGCCGCCGTGCAGGGCTGCGGTCCCTACTGCCCACCGGTCGTCCCCACCCCGCCGATCGGCGGGGGCAGCTGCTCGATCAACACGCTGAAGCTGGGCGTCTGCGCCAACGTGCTGAACCTGCTGAAGCTTAAGATTGGCGTGCCGGCGAACGAGCAGTGCTGCCCACTCCTGGGCGGGCTCGCCGACCTCGACGCCGCCGTGTGCCTCTGCACCGCCATCAGGGCCAACATCCTCGGCATCAAGCTCAATGTCCCCATCGACCTCACCCTCCTACTCAACCAGTGCGGCAAGAAGTGCCCCGCCAACTTCACCTGCCCCATGTGA